One window from the genome of Enterococcus haemoperoxidus ATCC BAA-382 encodes:
- a CDS encoding histidine phosphatase family protein — protein sequence MNEPTTLYIIRHGKTMFNTIGRTQGWSDTPLTKEGEKTIHYLGLGLQETNFKEAYSSDSGRAMQTARIILQEHPNGADIPYATDSRIREWCFGSLDGGYDGELWGVVPRILAFKNYDDMMTNRISYKDLADAIIAADTANWAEPYEKIRERVWSGFEDIAHYREKNGGGNVMIVSHGLTISFLMSLIDNSLPMQIGLENGSVTKLIYENGKFTIDTVNDTHYIENGREIASNN from the coding sequence ATGAATGAACCGACAACGCTATACATTATCCGTCATGGGAAAACCATGTTCAATACAATAGGTAGAACTCAGGGATGGTCAGATACGCCGTTGACGAAAGAGGGAGAAAAGACAATTCATTATTTAGGCCTTGGTTTGCAAGAGACTAATTTTAAAGAGGCATACTCCAGTGACAGCGGACGTGCGATGCAGACCGCACGCATTATTTTACAAGAACATCCAAATGGGGCTGATATTCCTTATGCTACAGATAGTCGTATTCGCGAATGGTGTTTTGGCTCTTTAGATGGTGGGTATGATGGCGAGCTTTGGGGTGTGGTCCCTAGGATTTTAGCTTTTAAAAATTATGATGACATGATGACCAATAGAATCAGTTATAAAGATTTGGCTGACGCTATCATCGCTGCTGACACAGCAAATTGGGCCGAACCTTATGAAAAAATTCGTGAACGAGTTTGGAGCGGGTTTGAAGATATTGCTCACTATCGAGAAAAAAATGGTGGCGGTAATGTGATGATTGTCTCTCATGGATTGACGATTTCATTTTTAATGTCATTGATCGATAATAGCTTGCCTATGCAAATTGGCCTTGAAAATGGCAGTGTGACTAAACTTATCTATGAGAATGGTAAATTTACGATTGACACCGTCAATGATACCCACTATATTGAGAATGGTCGTGAGATTGCATCAAATAATTAA